The window TTTTCCCAAATGTGTTGGAATATAATTATTTATAATAGAAAAGGGCAGTAAGAAGTTAGTAGTATTTTGTTATTATTTTGATGTAGTATGATGAAAATAAATTAAATATGCTAAAAAAAAAGATATAAAAAATAAATATAAAACTTAATATCTTATTGGACAAGATTTGACAAAAAAATAAAAAAATATATGATAAAATAAACAAGGTTACTGTTATAAGGAATATGAAAGGAGGAGTACATAGCATAATTTAATATAAGGGTGAATATATTCATACAATAAGAATGACAAAATATTTTAATTCTAAATAACAATTAACCACTAAAATGAAAATAAGAGGAGAATAAGAGAATGATTAATAAGAAATGTATTAAAAGAATTAGTTTATGTATTACGATGATGTTTCTAATGGTTTGTTTCAATAATAGTATCTATGCTGGCGTTCCAATCTATAATCAGGAAATTGAACCTAATAACACAAGGGATGATGCTAACATAATTCAACTTGGACAGCCTTTTAGTGGACAAATAAGTGATAGTAATGATGTAGATTACTTTTCTTACACACCTGATGAAAGAAAGAAATTAACATTCTTGTTTATTGATCAGGATGGTACCACATTTAATTACTACATTATTGATAGAACTGATGATAATAAGCTTATACATTATGGTGATATTAGCGGAACCATTACTAAAGAATTTTCCTTTGAAGCAGATCATGAGTGTATTATTATGATTAAATCAAGTAATGGTAATAACTCAAGATATGAAGCATCCTTATCTGGTGAAACTTCGTATGAATCAGTTACTATTGATAGTAAAGAATCGGAGTTTAACAACACAATAGAATGCGTTAACAAACTTAGTACAGAAGATGCTCTAATAAGTGCTAAAATTTCTGATTCTAATGATGAAGACTATTTTATGTTTACTGCTAAAAACAGTGGAAGTAAAAATTTTGTATTTTATCCTGGCAGCGATGCTAACTTCTATTTTTTTGTATATGATATGATTACCCACCAATATGTTTACGAAGGTTATTTAGATACTTTAGGTCAATCAAAAGTTATCCCTTTTAATGCTCAGCAGTACCATCACTATAGAGTTTATGTAACAGTAAACGGAAGTGCTGATAATGAAAGTTATCATTTCAAATGTTGGAACAATTAATCATAAAGCATAATGAGCATATAAAATAATACACTGTTCTACAAAATATTAAGTGGTTATTAGTATATTAAGACGGGTCTATCAATTGTTGATAGGCTCGTTTTACACATATTATTAAAGATTTATGGTACAGAGAATCAAAAACTTTAATAATCAAGTAATATATACCATGGATATAGAAAAGTGTGTAGAGTTTGTTAATCAAGCATAAGACGCTAACAGTACATTGACGGTCAATTAAAAATAAACTATACTCTAAATAATGGCAAGATAAAATGTTAACTGGTATACGAAAGCTAGGATGTTGGAACATGAATACTTATAAAGGGTGAATGACATGATGGAAGTACAAGCGTTAAAAAATGAAAGGATTCAAGAATTTATTAATTACTGTAAGAAACATCGACATGAAGTTGACGAGTCTTATCTATACGATGAAGATCTGGATGCATTTCAACTTAATCATGAGAATCCAACTTATGTTGGTATAAATGGTCAAGGAAATATGGTAGCAGCGGTATCACTTATTATAGATGATTATAACCGAAGGGGCAAAAGGGCACGTTTTCGAATATTTCACTCTGAAATAGAAGGTTTTGCTTATTACAACCTGCTCATGAAAGCTATATTACTGCATACAGGTGGTTTAGATAATGTCTATTTATTTGTTCCTATTATCAATAAACAATTGATGAACGATATAAAACAACTCCATTTTACAATAGAAAGATATTCTTATTTTTTGGTAAGAGACCAACGGGATGTACCAGCATATAATTTTCCAGAAGGCTATACAATTCGCCCTTTTCAACCTGATATGGATGAAGAAGTATG is drawn from Vallitalea pronyensis and contains these coding sequences:
- a CDS encoding GNAT family N-acetyltransferase, whose product is MMEVQALKNERIQEFINYCKKHRHEVDESYLYDEDLDAFQLNHENPTYVGINGQGNMVAAVSLIIDDYNRRGKRARFRIFHSEIEGFAYYNLLMKAILLHTGGLDNVYLFVPIINKQLMNDIKQLHFTIERYSYFLVRDQRDVPAYNFPEGYTIRPFQPDMDEEVWCDVRNAGFAKLKGSETPITPENVKKMIAENEYIEGGMMILYDQDRPIGIVKGEKDDYEGFPAMNIGPLAIIPDYQGKGLGRCLLRASLQFAKEKSYTRTTLCVNAENERAKSLYIQEGFKQVEAVACFHYDLTNE